One window of the Entelurus aequoreus isolate RoL-2023_Sb linkage group LG18, RoL_Eaeq_v1.1, whole genome shotgun sequence genome contains the following:
- the cxcl8a gene encoding interleukin-8, translating to MMSKVVLSALVVLLVSVALSEGMTLRSLGVELHCRCIQTESKPIGRHIEKVELIPANSHCQDTEIIATLKNGGQEVCLDPHAPWVKRVIKRILDNKRR from the exons aTGATGAGCAAAGTGGTCCTCAGTGCTCTGGTGGTCCTCCTGGtctctgtggccctcagtgaag GAATGACTCTGAGAAGCTTGGGAGTGGAGCTGCACTGCCGCTGCATCCAGACCGAGAGCAAACCCATCGGCCGGCACATCGAGAAGGTGGAGCTGATCCCCGCCAACTCTCACTGCCAGGACACCGAGATCAT TGCCACACTGAAAAACGGCGGTCAGGAGGTGTGCCTGGACCCCCATGCCCCCTGGGTGAAGAGGGTCATCAAGAGGATCCTGGACAA CAAAAGACGCTGA